Sequence from the Tistrella mobilis genome:
GAGCCAGGTCTACGGCATCAGCCGCGAACGGGTGCGCCAGATCGAAGCCCGCGCGCTTGAGAAGGTCAGCCGCTGGGTGAAACGCGAAACCCGCCGTGAAATCGGCCGCACCCCGGTGCTGCCGGCGGTGGCGATGCACCACTGAGCCATTCGCCACTGCGCCCTGAACGATCACGATCGGGCGGATCTGCCTAAGCTTTCGGCAGATCCGCCCTTTCGCGTCCGGTGCCCGGCAGGGGTTGGAGGGGGAGCGAGACGACGAATTCGGCGCCGCTGCGGCCGGTGCCGAGGCCCAGCCGGCCCCCGAAGCTTTCGACGATCTGGCGGCTGATGGCGAGGCCGAGCCCGGCGCCGGTCTGCTGATGGGCGGAGCCGCGGGCGAATTTTTCGAAGATCCGCTCCCGATCCTCTTCGGGCACGCCGCGGCCGTTGTCACGCACGCTCGCTTCGTAGATGTCGCCGCGCACGCGGCTCGACACCACCACCTGGGGTGTGGGGTCGGTGTTGTATTTGATCGCATTGGCGATCAGGTTGACCATCACCTGGGCGAGCTTGTCGCGATCGCCCAGGATCAGGACATCGCGGGTCCGCGTGCCCCGTTTCAGCACCACGCCCGAGCGCAGGGCCAGCGCCTCGCAGCTTTCGATCGCCTGATCCAGCGCCATTTCCGGATCGAGCAGGCCCGGCGACCACGACAGGCCCCGGGTCTCCAGCAGGTTCATATCCAGAATCCCGTCCAGCAGCCGGGTCAGGCGCAGGCTTTCATTCTGGATGATGCCGAGGAACCGGAGCTTCTTCGCCTCGTCCAGATCCTGATTTTCAAGCAGGATGTCGCTGAACGAGCGGATCGAGGCCATGGGTGTGCGCAATTCGTGGCTGATCTGGCTCAGGAAATCATCCTTCTGCTTGTCGACCTCGCGCAGCCGGGCATTGGCCCGGGCCAGTTCCGCGGCCGTGCTCTCGATCTGCTGCGACTTCCGCTCCAGCTCGGCCGAATAGGCACGGATGCGCTCGGTCTCTCCCGCCAGCCGCTTCAGTTCTTCGACGCTGATCGTCTCGCTGGAAACGATGCGCGAAATCATGGTCCGGGCCGAGGCGGCGCCGATATGGGCGGCGAGCCGCTGCTCCACCGCGGTGATCAATTCGTCGCTCGCCACCGTAGCACGGCCCGCCCGGCGGTCGCGGACGAAGATCTGCACGGTTTCCGCCGGACCCAGCACCCGGTCGGCGATCTGGCGCAGTTCGGTGATCGGGGCCGTGCGGCGCAGCACCCGCTGCTCGCTCTCGGTCCGGCGGCGGAAGACATCGATGAACAGCGCCGATTGCAGCCGGGCGAGCGGCGTCGGCTCGGTCATCATCGAGACCACGACGAAGAGTGCGGTGTTGACGAACAGGCTCCAGAAGGCGGCATGCACCAGCGGGTCGAGCCCGCTCAACCCGAACAGCGTGCGCGGCTTCAGCCAGGCCCAGCCGAAGGGGCCGTTCTGCACCAGCGCGGTCGAGATCAGGAAATGGTCCTGGAAACTGGGCAGGAACAGCATATAGGCCCAGACCAGGAAGCCGGCGATCATGCCGGCGAGGGCCCCCTTGTGGGTTGCCCGCCGCCAGTAGAGCCCGCCGACCAGCGCCGGCAGAAACTGTGCTGCGCCACAGAACGAGATCAGGCCGATATCGGCAAGCGCCCCGGCCGTGGCGGCCAGGCGGAAATACAGAAAGCCCAGCAGGATGATGAACAGGATGCTGGCCCGGCGCGAGCCCAGGATGAAGCTGCGCACGGTTTCGGCATTGGCATCCGACAGCGACGAGAAGCGCAGCGCCAGCGGGGTCACGATGTGGTTGGAGATCATGGTCGAAAGCGCGATCGACGACACGATCAC
This genomic interval carries:
- a CDS encoding ATP-binding protein, with protein sequence MRRADGQGGAEPMLQANLVITVCLLYVAVLFTVAFICDRQARAGRARWSASPLIYTLSISVYCTSWTFFGAVGSAARSGLEFATIYIGPTIVFTGWWVFLRKLVTVGRVHNTTSIADLISARFGKNPALGAVVTLVALVVTTPYIALQLQALTASFQVITFPAGAVTATKIDLVPDYWSGAWVALGLAVFSIMFGVRNIDVNERHHGVIAAIALEAVVKLVALLAVGLWVVFWLAGSPAAALADAPVSLTNPQQTFGVRWVTLCILSGAAIICLPRQFQVTVVENSNERQLRTASWLFPLYLFVFCLLVLPIAVTGLNRLPPDANPDLYVLTLPLDAGQDVIALMAFIGGFSSATSMVIVSSIALSTMISNHIVTPLALRFSSLSDANAETVRSFILGSRRASILFIILLGFLYFRLAATAGALADIGLISFCGAAQFLPALVGGLYWRRATHKGALAGMIAGFLVWAYMLFLPSFQDHFLISTALVQNGPFGWAWLKPRTLFGLSGLDPLVHAAFWSLFVNTALFVVVSMMTEPTPLARLQSALFIDVFRRRTESEQRVLRRTAPITELRQIADRVLGPAETVQIFVRDRRAGRATVASDELITAVEQRLAAHIGAASARTMISRIVSSETISVEELKRLAGETERIRAYSAELERKSQQIESTAAELARANARLREVDKQKDDFLSQISHELRTPMASIRSFSDILLENQDLDEAKKLRFLGIIQNESLRLTRLLDGILDMNLLETRGLSWSPGLLDPEMALDQAIESCEALALRSGVVLKRGTRTRDVLILGDRDKLAQVMVNLIANAIKYNTDPTPQVVVSSRVRGDIYEASVRDNGRGVPEEDRERIFEKFARGSAHQQTGAGLGLAISRQIVESFGGRLGLGTGRSGAEFVVSLPLQPLPGTGRERADLPKA